One region of Flavobacterium lipolyticum genomic DNA includes:
- a CDS encoding glucosaminidase domain-containing protein encodes MAKTSSSGKHKNASSLGVKGPQYNRQTGQWENTDKVGAMMQRRSPQGNRVAEDVKAKAISSPPKKEKPVHHQFLTTIAVEIYDFAKAKGASSQGALLVLAQASLESGYGASAIKHGDYNLFGVMGKPFKRSTSHGTVKDYSNLGGYQAALTDYFNKIDKNWSHFSSIIKNDTITADDIDKAFNTGTYYPTAKERHGGKYAYNADMDSSGANHYGEHLLKQIGGVKKRFKNSLEFQIEANKERLKEINTILTGNSLLFTDPVKSTLEEEKRQLVIQNEKFNTISNEIN; translated from the coding sequence ATGGCTAAAACTTCATCTTCAGGAAAACATAAGAACGCCAGTTCATTAGGAGTCAAAGGACCTCAGTATAATAGACAAACAGGTCAATGGGAAAATACGGATAAAGTGGGCGCAATGATGCAAAGAAGAAGCCCGCAAGGTAATCGTGTAGCCGAAGATGTTAAAGCTAAAGCTATAAGCTCACCACCTAAAAAAGAAAAACCTGTACATCATCAGTTTTTGACCACAATTGCAGTCGAAATATACGATTTTGCAAAAGCAAAAGGAGCATCGTCCCAAGGTGCATTATTAGTATTGGCACAGGCAAGTTTAGAAAGTGGATATGGAGCATCCGCAATAAAACATGGGGACTATAACCTATTTGGAGTTATGGGAAAACCCTTCAAAAGAAGTACCAGTCATGGTACAGTTAAAGATTACTCCAATTTGGGTGGTTATCAAGCCGCTTTGACGGATTATTTTAACAAAATAGATAAAAACTGGAGTCATTTTTCCAGTATAATAAAAAATGACACCATAACTGCAGATGATATTGATAAGGCTTTTAATACCGGAACATATTATCCTACAGCTAAAGAAAGACATGGAGGAAAGTACGCCTATAATGCTGATATGGACAGCAGTGGTGCCAATCATTATGGTGAACATCTGCTCAAACAAATCGGTGGAGTAAAGAAGCGTTTCAAAAATAGTTTAGAGTTTCAGATAGAAGCTAATAAAGAAAGGTTAAAGGAAATAAATACAATCCTGACAGGCAATTCACTTTTATTTACTGATCCCGTAAAAAGCACACTGGAAGAAGAAAAGAGGCAGTTGGTGATTCAGAACGAAAAATTTAACACCATTTCAAATGAAATTAACTAG
- a CDS encoding T6SS effector amidase Tae4 family protein encodes MDFEKIIPIELMQRNIVASVGGVQARVVAATRPKWDDMIKNYPNTSVDTVKLYNDIGNGLIDLYKKAPEDWENTCSFRMSRGLNLSGFKLPKDNSKYREKGSSGGVHVGTSTGVTKNYYWYRVKELGKYLEDHLGAPEFDVTLKRANLGEIKVGLSTTDWSKLSKLKGIVMFKVSGWGNASGHFTLWDGKNLIYPGDPRHDDPSSELYYFNMKYEAYHPIKKKNIVIQTDEIKLWELK; translated from the coding sequence ATGGATTTTGAAAAGATAATTCCAATAGAATTAATGCAACGTAATATTGTAGCTAGTGTTGGGGGTGTTCAGGCAAGGGTAGTAGCAGCCACAAGACCAAAATGGGATGATATGATAAAGAATTATCCAAACACATCGGTAGATACAGTTAAACTTTATAATGATATAGGTAATGGTTTAATAGATTTATACAAAAAAGCACCCGAAGATTGGGAAAACACTTGTTCTTTTAGGATGAGTAGAGGGTTAAATTTAAGTGGTTTCAAACTTCCAAAAGATAATTCAAAATATAGAGAAAAAGGTTCTAGCGGTGGGGTACATGTAGGAACAAGTACGGGAGTGACAAAAAACTATTATTGGTATAGAGTAAAAGAATTGGGAAAATATTTAGAAGACCATTTAGGGGCTCCTGAGTTTGATGTAACACTTAAGAGAGCTAATTTAGGCGAAATAAAAGTTGGTTTGTCAACAACAGATTGGAGTAAGCTCAGTAAACTGAAAGGAATTGTTATGTTTAAAGTTTCAGGATGGGGAAATGCTTCAGGGCATTTTACTTTGTGGGATGGTAAAAACTTAATATATCCCGGAGATCCACGTCATGATGATCCTTCTAGTGAGCTTTATTATTTTAATATGAAATATGAAGCCTATCATCCTATCAAGAAGAAAAATATTGTTATACAAACAGATGAAATAAAGTTATGGGAATTAAAATAA
- the tssD gene encoding type VI secretion system tube protein TssD translates to MAFKAVLEFEGNEYQVLFSKVDMLRHTDGKGAVSSEIKGGRLNLRVKSTDNTTVIEQAVNSQHKPVSGKVKFFKADSEQVMKELSFENAFIVFFSEQLDALAETPMTTEITFSAEKITLGNATLDNNWAKI, encoded by the coding sequence ATGGCATTTAAAGCAGTTTTAGAATTCGAAGGAAACGAGTACCAAGTATTATTCTCAAAAGTTGATATGTTAAGACATACTGACGGTAAAGGAGCTGTTTCTTCTGAAATTAAAGGAGGAAGATTAAACTTAAGAGTAAAATCTACAGACAACACTACAGTTATCGAACAAGCGGTAAACAGTCAACACAAACCAGTAAGCGGAAAAGTAAAATTTTTCAAAGCTGACTCTGAGCAAGTAATGAAAGAACTTTCTTTTGAAAATGCTTTTATTGTATTCTTTAGCGAGCAGTTAGACGCTTTGGCCGAAACTCCAATGACTACTGAGATTACATTCTCTGCAGAGAAAATTACATTAGGTAATGCTACATTAGATAACAACTGGGCTAAAATCTAA
- a CDS encoding PAAR-like protein — MAKPDNTQKRKEREEKEEAEDGLKFVIDRAKLKCDLCTVPEGDLKVNFDTPTIQDKKVATIVEKDKKSVIFKGNCKKSPQSSSPCASVMQLADWKDVGTVYFQEKFPLLLKSTIKCNYGGVDIKITDSAQRNAPEKIDTTAAPVPDLEKRIVELYWTYNDTKLAKKSRFYVDMNLVVKTLNYKEGESVTVSIKSEDGKPLTDNLTELNLTGTVGKSDTVIFEKVLKDYTLNLLETDN; from the coding sequence ATGGCAAAACCAGATAATACTCAAAAACGAAAAGAACGCGAGGAAAAAGAGGAAGCCGAGGATGGCTTAAAATTTGTTATCGACAGAGCCAAACTAAAATGTGACTTATGTACCGTTCCGGAAGGCGATTTAAAAGTAAATTTTGACACTCCAACCATACAAGACAAAAAAGTAGCAACGATCGTCGAGAAAGACAAAAAGAGTGTAATCTTTAAAGGCAACTGCAAAAAAAGCCCTCAGAGTTCAAGTCCATGCGCTTCAGTAATGCAGCTTGCCGACTGGAAAGATGTGGGAACAGTGTATTTTCAGGAAAAATTTCCATTACTTCTTAAAAGTACGATTAAATGCAATTATGGAGGAGTAGATATTAAAATCACAGACTCTGCGCAACGCAATGCACCAGAAAAGATTGATACTACAGCTGCGCCTGTGCCAGATTTAGAAAAAAGAATTGTAGAACTTTACTGGACGTATAATGACACCAAATTAGCTAAAAAGTCGAGATTTTATGTAGACATGAATTTGGTTGTAAAGACCTTGAATTATAAAGAAGGGGAGAGTGTCACAGTATCTATAAAAAGTGAAGATGGGAAACCGTTGACGGATAATTTAACTGAATTAAATCTTACAGGAACTGTTGGTAAAAGTGATACTGTAATTTTTGAAAAGGTCCTAAAAGACTACACTCTAAATTTATTAGAAACAGATAATTAA
- a CDS encoding DUF2931 family protein: METNFKWQEGLSCPSGYPIQVYRGWLEGPLVSNGVNEVPNSTTGIYGFGTTTGIGDWGENSSGMSQGEKPIPQRLNCTWYSYVEDVMYHIDTELDYPKMVKLFNEGFQSSVQKEGKVMTTYKHITVGFAPGGVVVVWLKGGQKDVEIGRYQGKKTEISAKEIASLDSHERLLFDPADRARTLKNPKIIAPEDQEAHKNKPIPYGLWDSYRIKYNWRPTAVFVREGKVQDELSFSLFNGERETLLEEEFVKNEYHERAIPRNLGIRWWDKNGQGYSGSFIFNEKEIFDAFKELRKKNPEANIDLEVKINPGSDYLGATLKNGTDVIPLKKSKTNVFESSIVTREYKYNWHPVFLFPEGEKMPDEIYFLSHTLGQSLVEKKEMNLPLQENAAPFKISFDYGKENGETGYLELIFKDDEVRETFRDIEKLKPGAPIEMQVKIGKSYSSCTITLKGNGKELPVKFTTYQN; encoded by the coding sequence ATGGAAACAAATTTTAAATGGCAGGAAGGTTTAAGCTGTCCTTCAGGATACCCAATACAAGTATATAGAGGCTGGCTTGAAGGCCCGTTAGTGTCAAATGGTGTAAACGAAGTGCCTAACAGTACAACGGGTATATACGGTTTTGGTACAACCACAGGTATAGGAGACTGGGGAGAAAATTCCTCGGGGATGAGTCAGGGTGAAAAACCAATTCCACAAAGACTTAACTGTACCTGGTACTCTTATGTTGAAGATGTGATGTATCATATCGATACAGAGTTGGACTATCCCAAAATGGTAAAACTATTCAACGAAGGCTTTCAGAGCAGCGTTCAAAAAGAAGGAAAAGTAATGACGACTTATAAGCACATTACAGTGGGTTTTGCTCCGGGAGGTGTAGTAGTAGTGTGGCTGAAAGGCGGACAGAAAGATGTAGAAATAGGGCGTTATCAAGGGAAAAAAACAGAGATAAGCGCTAAGGAAATTGCCTCTTTGGACAGTCATGAACGACTTTTGTTTGATCCTGCTGACCGAGCGCGAACTTTAAAAAATCCAAAAATTATAGCTCCGGAAGATCAGGAAGCACATAAAAACAAACCTATCCCTTACGGACTTTGGGACAGCTACCGCATAAAATACAATTGGCGCCCTACTGCCGTATTCGTGAGAGAGGGAAAAGTGCAGGATGAATTGTCATTTAGCCTGTTTAATGGAGAACGAGAAACATTGTTAGAAGAAGAATTTGTAAAAAATGAGTATCACGAAAGAGCAATTCCGCGAAATTTAGGGATTCGTTGGTGGGATAAGAACGGACAGGGGTATAGTGGTTCCTTTATTTTTAACGAGAAAGAAATTTTTGATGCCTTCAAAGAGTTGCGTAAAAAGAATCCTGAGGCAAATATTGATTTAGAAGTTAAAATAAACCCGGGTAGTGATTATTTGGGAGCCACACTAAAAAACGGTACAGATGTAATACCACTGAAGAAAAGTAAAACAAACGTTTTTGAGTCAAGCATTGTGACAAGAGAATACAAATACAATTGGCATCCTGTTTTTTTGTTTCCTGAAGGAGAAAAGATGCCGGATGAAATTTATTTTTTGAGTCACACTTTGGGACAGTCTCTTGTTGAAAAAAAAGAAATGAATCTACCTCTTCAGGAAAATGCCGCACCTTTCAAAATAAGCTTTGATTATGGCAAAGAGAATGGAGAAACAGGATATTTAGAGTTAATATTTAAAGACGATGAAGTTCGCGAAACGTTTAGAGATATTGAAAAACTAAAGCCGGGAGCTCCCATAGAAATGCAAGTGAAAATAGGTAAATCCTATAGTTCCTGTACTATTACACTTAAAGGTAATGGAAAAGAATTACCAGTGAAATTCACTACTTATCAGAATTAG
- the tssD gene encoding type VI secretion system tube protein TssD, producing MAFKSILEFEGNEYQVLFSKVDMLRHTDGKGAVSSEIKGGRLNLRVKSTDNTTVIEQAVNSQHKPVSGKVKFFKADSEQVMKELTFENAFIVFFSEQLDALAETPMTTEITFSAERITLGNATLDNNWAKI from the coding sequence ATGGCATTTAAATCAATTTTAGAATTCGAAGGAAACGAGTACCAAGTATTATTTTCAAAAGTTGATATGTTGAGACATACTGACGGTAAAGGAGCTGTTTCTTCTGAAATTAAAGGAGGAAGATTAAACTTGAGAGTAAAATCTACAGACAACACTACAGTTATCGAACAAGCGGTAAACAGCCAGCACAAACCGGTAAGCGGAAAAGTAAAATTTTTCAAAGCTGACTCTGAGCAGGTAATGAAAGAACTTACTTTTGAAAACGCTTTTATTGTGTTCTTTAGTGAGCAGTTAGACGCTTTGGCTGAAACTCCAATGACTACTGAGATTACATTCTCTGCAGAGAGAATTACTTTAGGTAATGCTACACTAGATAACAACTGGGCTAAAATTTAA
- a CDS encoding phospholipase effector Tle1 domain-containing protein, translated as MGKTFVYNTGAAADDIKKEELRLTFGIFIDGTLNNKTNTDMRNKHSRGKDADGNIDYSKDNATLESEDEKKYKKIKNKGRIEELLSKKNKTPAEEAEFKAIDERDKYLVASYRVPLNEFGLDRMGTDNSYSNDYTNVARMWQCCEQKKYAIYVPGMGTDHLMRDSTDGFAFGSGQTGIRARVRNACEQIADKVAQKLDGSSEETKLAQITLDVFGFSRGAATARNLVYEVNHDSGYANAVKKQIPCGVEYIERPYSESGSVRIQKMRTAFVDVDNYEINNKYLVGDQLPKMGHLGYSLLKKTGLDFHDLKNVEIIVRFVGIYDTVSSYFEENGVRDHYDDYGNVKDEGGKLLKEAWSTHFNDDIAELHLNNLYCQKVVHFTAKDEHRQNFALTRINQIPGRYIEKNFPGVHCDIGGAYMTEKEVVDEIGTQMKDRHYVSVFPNGFFDDKMGLEALRRDLIRQYWYKEDQIEKKIQWSFPPYHKLTGTRGKKIEGTEDQYEGVKKEYSYIPLHFMETYAKSTEMKQYFVEETTVKFPLDDFLTGVESYLTPYALDETNEVKEWDFISDEVIEQRRLERIEKQRCEAEIQSIEQKLKNHTYEYEELKIPIDNLRVEQYKPKLDFETLKIPQKEPEMKTYTIEGVTVVGYSSQTMLRKLRNEYLHWSSTRDWFGMQPNEGRKRKIH; from the coding sequence ATGGGAAAAACATTTGTATACAATACAGGAGCAGCGGCCGATGATATAAAAAAAGAAGAACTACGCCTGACTTTTGGGATTTTTATAGACGGCACACTCAATAATAAAACGAATACCGATATGCGTAACAAACATAGTCGGGGTAAGGATGCAGACGGAAATATTGATTATTCAAAAGACAATGCTACGCTGGAAAGTGAAGACGAAAAAAAATATAAAAAAATAAAGAATAAAGGACGCATAGAAGAACTTCTCTCCAAGAAAAATAAAACTCCTGCTGAGGAAGCGGAGTTTAAAGCTATTGATGAAAGAGACAAATATCTCGTTGCCTCCTATAGAGTTCCTTTAAACGAGTTTGGTCTGGATCGTATGGGAACAGATAACAGTTATAGTAACGATTACACCAATGTGGCACGCATGTGGCAATGCTGTGAACAAAAAAAATACGCCATTTATGTACCCGGTATGGGAACGGATCACCTAATGCGCGACAGCACAGACGGTTTTGCTTTTGGTTCAGGACAAACGGGTATACGGGCAAGAGTGCGTAACGCTTGTGAGCAAATTGCAGATAAAGTAGCACAGAAGTTGGACGGAAGTTCCGAAGAAACTAAACTTGCCCAAATCACACTCGATGTATTTGGATTCAGCCGAGGTGCTGCTACGGCAAGAAATCTGGTTTACGAGGTAAACCATGATAGCGGTTACGCAAATGCAGTAAAAAAACAAATCCCTTGTGGAGTAGAATATATTGAAAGGCCCTATTCGGAATCCGGTAGTGTACGTATACAAAAAATGCGAACAGCCTTTGTTGATGTTGATAATTATGAGATAAACAATAAGTATTTAGTAGGAGATCAGCTGCCTAAGATGGGGCATTTAGGATACAGTTTACTAAAAAAAACCGGCCTTGATTTTCATGATTTAAAAAATGTAGAGATCATCGTCCGTTTCGTAGGGATTTATGATACTGTTTCCTCTTATTTTGAGGAGAATGGTGTTCGGGATCATTACGACGATTATGGAAATGTGAAAGACGAAGGAGGCAAGCTCCTGAAAGAAGCCTGGTCAACACATTTTAATGATGATATTGCCGAGCTGCACCTGAATAATTTATACTGCCAAAAAGTAGTACACTTTACAGCAAAAGACGAACATCGTCAAAATTTTGCCCTTACCCGAATCAATCAAATTCCTGGCAGATACATCGAAAAGAATTTTCCGGGAGTACATTGCGATATAGGTGGAGCTTACATGACCGAGAAAGAAGTTGTTGATGAAATCGGAACTCAAATGAAAGACAGACATTATGTTTCTGTTTTTCCAAATGGTTTTTTTGATGATAAAATGGGGTTAGAGGCACTAAGAAGAGACCTGATCAGACAGTATTGGTATAAAGAAGATCAAATCGAAAAAAAAATTCAATGGAGTTTTCCACCTTATCATAAACTTACAGGAACCCGTGGAAAAAAAATAGAAGGCACCGAAGATCAGTATGAAGGCGTTAAAAAAGAGTACAGTTATATTCCGCTGCACTTTATGGAAACGTATGCCAAAAGTACTGAAATGAAGCAGTATTTTGTAGAAGAAACAACTGTGAAATTTCCATTAGATGATTTTCTAACAGGTGTAGAAAGCTATTTAACACCTTATGCACTGGATGAAACCAACGAGGTGAAAGAATGGGATTTCATCAGTGACGAAGTAATCGAACAAAGAAGACTGGAAAGGATAGAAAAGCAGAGATGCGAAGCGGAAATACAAAGTATAGAGCAAAAACTCAAAAATCATACTTATGAATACGAAGAGCTTAAAATACCAATCGACAATTTACGGGTAGAACAATATAAACCTAAATTAGACTTTGAGACGCTTAAAATACCACAAAAAGAGCCTGAAATGAAAACATATACTATAGAGGGAGTTACTGTTGTTGGTTACAGCTCACAAACCATGTTGAGAAAGTTAAGGAATGAATACCTGCATTGGTCCTCAACAAGAGATTGGTTCGGGATGCAGCCCAATGAAGGCAGAAAAAGAAAAATACATTAA
- a CDS encoding type VI secretion system Vgr family protein — translation MVIPKIIFGIDGKEISHFTKIDLKQTINTHHEFSISIPHSVIERPRAYTMESAQECLGKVLHIRLSGNNNFLGIITNVRYQQELGHVGSQIVISGYSKTILLDYGQKLHSWENLNLKDMVHDLIQTAAGEQLQYEIEPEFTSKIEYQTQYLESDFKYIQRLAKQYNEWLFYDGEKLFFGKPQQESSPIKLIYNKDLFNLSISVEAKPHQYSGYTYNENIDQLYQAQTDDSIVEGLPKLGKDAFEASKKLYSTASYEFGQFSTGDDVYFESILKKKQESIAAEGNYISATSSNPKLRIGSIINIESQQILDKSEVLQKGLNTNKTQFESNEIGTYIITEITHKATEIGEYENSFRALPAKIKKLPEPQVGMPIAQEQRAVVVANDDPSGNGRVRVELLWQKKQQSRTPWLYVLTPNAGTSDVVNKNRGWVTIPEVGDHVMVSFRYNDPNRPYVIGSIFNGKTGEGGKLDNHIKSFFTRCGSTITFDDKQKSILIKDPSDNSVYLDGEGNITVNAPKNMTINVGDNLDITVGKNMTVGVGGNKKTTIDGNNSLKVGKSSTVDITELYKLITNMYEQKVSGDKTVKINGNLNKTTATTTHKAIGGDILIKSSGISKVLGAIDAKVNKG, via the coding sequence ATGGTCATTCCTAAAATAATCTTTGGTATAGACGGCAAAGAAATTTCTCATTTTACTAAAATCGATTTAAAGCAAACCATTAATACTCACCATGAGTTTTCAATAAGTATTCCACATTCTGTTATAGAACGACCTAGGGCCTATACGATGGAAAGCGCCCAGGAATGTCTTGGAAAAGTGCTGCACATCAGGCTAAGCGGTAATAATAATTTTCTGGGAATTATAACAAATGTTCGCTATCAACAAGAATTGGGACATGTAGGCAGTCAAATCGTTATTTCAGGATATTCTAAAACTATTTTGTTAGACTACGGTCAAAAGTTGCATTCCTGGGAAAATCTCAATTTGAAAGATATGGTGCACGATCTCATACAAACTGCTGCAGGAGAACAACTGCAATATGAAATCGAGCCCGAATTTACTTCTAAAATAGAATATCAAACGCAATATCTGGAATCGGATTTTAAGTATATCCAGAGATTGGCGAAACAATATAACGAATGGTTATTTTATGACGGAGAAAAACTTTTTTTTGGAAAACCACAACAAGAAAGCTCTCCTATAAAATTAATCTACAACAAAGACCTGTTTAATTTAAGCATATCGGTAGAAGCAAAACCCCATCAGTACAGCGGTTATACTTATAATGAAAATATCGATCAGCTTTATCAGGCACAAACAGATGACAGCATCGTAGAGGGATTACCGAAATTAGGAAAAGACGCCTTCGAAGCTTCCAAAAAGTTATACAGTACAGCTTCTTACGAGTTCGGACAATTTAGTACCGGAGATGATGTATATTTTGAGAGTATCCTGAAAAAAAAACAGGAAAGTATAGCTGCAGAAGGAAACTACATTTCGGCAACAAGCTCAAATCCAAAACTAAGAATAGGCTCTATTATTAATATCGAATCTCAGCAAATATTAGATAAATCAGAGGTTCTTCAAAAAGGATTGAATACAAATAAGACACAATTTGAATCGAATGAAATTGGTACTTATATTATTACCGAAATTACTCACAAAGCTACTGAAATAGGAGAGTACGAAAATAGTTTCAGAGCACTTCCGGCTAAAATAAAAAAACTTCCCGAGCCTCAGGTAGGCATGCCAATAGCGCAGGAACAGAGAGCTGTGGTAGTAGCCAATGATGATCCTAGTGGTAATGGAAGAGTTCGCGTAGAATTATTATGGCAAAAGAAACAGCAGTCCCGTACGCCCTGGTTGTATGTATTAACTCCTAATGCCGGAACCAGCGATGTTGTAAATAAAAATCGCGGATGGGTTACGATACCGGAGGTAGGTGATCATGTAATGGTTAGTTTTCGATACAATGATCCTAACAGACCGTATGTAATCGGCAGTATTTTTAACGGAAAAACAGGCGAAGGCGGTAAGCTGGACAATCATATTAAAAGTTTTTTTACCCGCTGCGGAAGTACCATCACTTTTGATGATAAACAGAAAAGTATTCTCATAAAAGACCCGTCAGACAACAGTGTTTATTTGGATGGGGAAGGTAATATTACTGTAAATGCACCTAAAAATATGACCATCAATGTTGGTGATAATCTGGATATTACCGTTGGTAAAAATATGACTGTAGGGGTAGGCGGTAACAAGAAAACCACCATCGACGGCAACAACAGCTTAAAAGTTGGAAAAAGCAGTACAGTCGATATTACAGAACTCTACAAACTTATTACAAACATGTACGAGCAAAAAGTATCAGGTGATAAAACCGTGAAAATCAATGGTAATTTAAATAAAACCACAGCGACAACAACTCACAAAGCCATAGGAGGAGATATTTTGATAAAAAGCTCGGGAATCTCAAAAGTACTGGGTGCCATTGATGCCAAAGTAAATAAAGGATAA